From one Patescibacteria group bacterium genomic stretch:
- a CDS encoding four helix bundle protein, whose amino-acid sequence MSRYLHLPIFQKAYDLNLEIYRTTHNFPREYKYTLGQNIKEIAGNLLDSIVAANSEENKGRYFPLLKTQVEQLRIKIRLSYDLKIINSRRLEFLNRLIEEISKQISGWEKWFLKNFSEARIFAPSATAESEKRAF is encoded by the coding sequence ATGTCTCGTTATTTGCATTTGCCGATTTTTCAGAAAGCGTATGATTTGAATTTGGAAATTTACAGAACGACTCACAACTTCCCCAGAGAATATAAATATACTTTGGGGCAAAACATAAAAGAAATAGCCGGCAATCTTTTAGATAGCATCGTGGCGGCAAATTCAGAAGAAAACAAAGGCCGATATTTCCCTTTGCTAAAAACGCAAGTTGAGCAATTAAGAATAAAAATACGCCTCAGCTATGACCTAAAAATTATCAACAGCCGGAGGTTGGAATTCTTAAATCGTCTGATTGAGGAAATTTCTAAACAGATATCCGGCTGGGAAAAATGGTTTCTTAAAAATTTTAGCGAAGCCAGAATTTTCGCTCCATCGGCAACCGCCGAGAGCGAAAAGCGCGCTTTTTAA